The following are encoded in a window of Astyanax mexicanus isolate ESR-SI-001 chromosome 6, AstMex3_surface, whole genome shotgun sequence genomic DNA:
- the c6h1orf43 gene encoding protein C1orf43 homolog isoform X1, translating into MICRKHERRVAALWSERSAGYGLRKSGIRVWRKSGETHSPNCSRSSVKFPPISDGLESQVFVLLFIFVKRQIMRFAMKSRRGPHVPLGHNAPKGLREEIDCRLSKVNDIRYEPRLLSALDDRLKHRGQNDVSFCLFTGCYNYLYRMQALDAVRDTPIVSHELGRSASAVTGRRYRKWLMELRNSHSLFKSSHSSLVDRLMEGYDNARHGTGVFGEAEYLKYKEDLTELADLLKIHSSSSSLNQQHQSAAKDLTSFPGPSSASTIQVTYLPSSGQRSKRPKHFLELKNFKDNYNTLES; encoded by the exons ATGATCTGCAGGAAACATGAGCGCAGAGTCGCCGCTCTCTGGAGTGAACGTAGTGCTGGTTATGGCCTACGGAAGTCTG ggatcagagtctggaggaagagtggagagacacacagtccaaactgctcgaggtctagtgtgaagtttccgccaatcagtgatggtttggagagtcag GTGTTTGTATTGCTCTTCATCTTTGTAAAGAGGCAGATCATGCGCTTTGCCATGAAATCTCGCCGAGGACCACATGTCCCACTGGGTCATAACGCcccaaag GGTCTTAGAGAAGAGATCGATTGTCGTCTGTCCAAAGTGAACGATATCCGCTATGAACCGCGGCTGCTCTCTGCGCTCGACGACAGGCTGAAGCATCGTGGACAGAACG atgtctctttctgtctatttACAGGCTGTTATAACTACCTGTACAGGATGCAAGCTCTGGATGCCGTCAGAGACACTC CCATCGTTTCCCACGAGCTCGGCCGCAGTGCCAGCGCTGTGACTGGCCGCCGCTACAGGAAATGGCTTATGGAGCTGCGAAATTCACACTCACTGTTCAAAAGCAGCCACAGCAGCCTCGTCGACCGTCTGATGGAGGGCTACGACAATGCTCGTCATGGGACTGGG GTATTTGGGGAAGCTGAATATCTTAAATATAAAGAGGATCTGACAGAACTGGCTGATCT TTTGAAGATccactccagctccagcagcctgAACCAGCAGCACCAGTCAGCAGCTAAAGACCTGACCAGCTTCCCCGGACCCTCCTCCGCCTCCACCATCCAGGTCACATACCTGCCCTCCTCAGGCCAGCGCAGCAAGAGACCCAAACACTTCCTGGAGCTCAAAAACTTTAAGGACAACTACAACACGCTGGAGAGCTGA
- the c6h1orf43 gene encoding protein C1orf43 homolog isoform X2 produces the protein MICRKHERRVAALWSERSAGYGLRKSGIRVWRKSGETHSPNCSRSSVKFPPISDGLESQVFVLLFIFVKRQIMRFAMKSRRGPHVPLGHNAPKGLREEIDCRLSKVNDIRYEPRLLSALDDRLKHRGQNGCYNYLYRMQALDAVRDTPIVSHELGRSASAVTGRRYRKWLMELRNSHSLFKSSHSSLVDRLMEGYDNARHGTGVFGEAEYLKYKEDLTELADLLKIHSSSSSLNQQHQSAAKDLTSFPGPSSASTIQVTYLPSSGQRSKRPKHFLELKNFKDNYNTLES, from the exons ATGATCTGCAGGAAACATGAGCGCAGAGTCGCCGCTCTCTGGAGTGAACGTAGTGCTGGTTATGGCCTACGGAAGTCTG ggatcagagtctggaggaagagtggagagacacacagtccaaactgctcgaggtctagtgtgaagtttccgccaatcagtgatggtttggagagtcag GTGTTTGTATTGCTCTTCATCTTTGTAAAGAGGCAGATCATGCGCTTTGCCATGAAATCTCGCCGAGGACCACATGTCCCACTGGGTCATAACGCcccaaag GGTCTTAGAGAAGAGATCGATTGTCGTCTGTCCAAAGTGAACGATATCCGCTATGAACCGCGGCTGCTCTCTGCGCTCGACGACAGGCTGAAGCATCGTGGACAGAACG GCTGTTATAACTACCTGTACAGGATGCAAGCTCTGGATGCCGTCAGAGACACTC CCATCGTTTCCCACGAGCTCGGCCGCAGTGCCAGCGCTGTGACTGGCCGCCGCTACAGGAAATGGCTTATGGAGCTGCGAAATTCACACTCACTGTTCAAAAGCAGCCACAGCAGCCTCGTCGACCGTCTGATGGAGGGCTACGACAATGCTCGTCATGGGACTGGG GTATTTGGGGAAGCTGAATATCTTAAATATAAAGAGGATCTGACAGAACTGGCTGATCT TTTGAAGATccactccagctccagcagcctgAACCAGCAGCACCAGTCAGCAGCTAAAGACCTGACCAGCTTCCCCGGACCCTCCTCCGCCTCCACCATCCAGGTCACATACCTGCCCTCCTCAGGCCAGCGCAGCAAGAGACCCAAACACTTCCTGGAGCTCAAAAACTTTAAGGACAACTACAACACGCTGGAGAGCTGA
- the c6h1orf43 gene encoding protein C1orf43 homolog isoform X4 codes for MSAESPLSGVNVVLVMAYGSLVFVLLFIFVKRQIMRFAMKSRRGPHVPLGHNAPKGLREEIDCRLSKVNDIRYEPRLLSALDDRLKHRGQNGCYNYLYRMQALDAVRDTPIVSHELGRSASAVTGRRYRKWLMELRNSHSLFKSSHSSLVDRLMEGYDNARHGTGVFGEAEYLKYKEDLTELADLLKIHSSSSSLNQQHQSAAKDLTSFPGPSSASTIQVTYLPSSGQRSKRPKHFLELKNFKDNYNTLES; via the exons ATGAGCGCAGAGTCGCCGCTCTCTGGAGTGAACGTAGTGCTGGTTATGGCCTACGGAAGTCTG GTGTTTGTATTGCTCTTCATCTTTGTAAAGAGGCAGATCATGCGCTTTGCCATGAAATCTCGCCGAGGACCACATGTCCCACTGGGTCATAACGCcccaaag GGTCTTAGAGAAGAGATCGATTGTCGTCTGTCCAAAGTGAACGATATCCGCTATGAACCGCGGCTGCTCTCTGCGCTCGACGACAGGCTGAAGCATCGTGGACAGAACG GCTGTTATAACTACCTGTACAGGATGCAAGCTCTGGATGCCGTCAGAGACACTC CCATCGTTTCCCACGAGCTCGGCCGCAGTGCCAGCGCTGTGACTGGCCGCCGCTACAGGAAATGGCTTATGGAGCTGCGAAATTCACACTCACTGTTCAAAAGCAGCCACAGCAGCCTCGTCGACCGTCTGATGGAGGGCTACGACAATGCTCGTCATGGGACTGGG GTATTTGGGGAAGCTGAATATCTTAAATATAAAGAGGATCTGACAGAACTGGCTGATCT TTTGAAGATccactccagctccagcagcctgAACCAGCAGCACCAGTCAGCAGCTAAAGACCTGACCAGCTTCCCCGGACCCTCCTCCGCCTCCACCATCCAGGTCACATACCTGCCCTCCTCAGGCCAGCGCAGCAAGAGACCCAAACACTTCCTGGAGCTCAAAAACTTTAAGGACAACTACAACACGCTGGAGAGCTGA
- the c6h1orf43 gene encoding protein C1orf43 homolog isoform X5: MSAESPLSGVNVVLVMAYGSLGLREEIDCRLSKVNDIRYEPRLLSALDDRLKHRGQNDVSFCLFTGCYNYLYRMQALDAVRDTPIVSHELGRSASAVTGRRYRKWLMELRNSHSLFKSSHSSLVDRLMEGYDNARHGTGVFGEAEYLKYKEDLTELADLLKIHSSSSSLNQQHQSAAKDLTSFPGPSSASTIQVTYLPSSGQRSKRPKHFLELKNFKDNYNTLES, from the exons ATGAGCGCAGAGTCGCCGCTCTCTGGAGTGAACGTAGTGCTGGTTATGGCCTACGGAAGTCTG GGTCTTAGAGAAGAGATCGATTGTCGTCTGTCCAAAGTGAACGATATCCGCTATGAACCGCGGCTGCTCTCTGCGCTCGACGACAGGCTGAAGCATCGTGGACAGAACG atgtctctttctgtctatttACAGGCTGTTATAACTACCTGTACAGGATGCAAGCTCTGGATGCCGTCAGAGACACTC CCATCGTTTCCCACGAGCTCGGCCGCAGTGCCAGCGCTGTGACTGGCCGCCGCTACAGGAAATGGCTTATGGAGCTGCGAAATTCACACTCACTGTTCAAAAGCAGCCACAGCAGCCTCGTCGACCGTCTGATGGAGGGCTACGACAATGCTCGTCATGGGACTGGG GTATTTGGGGAAGCTGAATATCTTAAATATAAAGAGGATCTGACAGAACTGGCTGATCT TTTGAAGATccactccagctccagcagcctgAACCAGCAGCACCAGTCAGCAGCTAAAGACCTGACCAGCTTCCCCGGACCCTCCTCCGCCTCCACCATCCAGGTCACATACCTGCCCTCCTCAGGCCAGCGCAGCAAGAGACCCAAACACTTCCTGGAGCTCAAAAACTTTAAGGACAACTACAACACGCTGGAGAGCTGA
- the c6h1orf43 gene encoding protein C1orf43 homolog isoform X3, with protein sequence MSAESPLSGVNVVLVMAYGSLVFVLLFIFVKRQIMRFAMKSRRGPHVPLGHNAPKGLREEIDCRLSKVNDIRYEPRLLSALDDRLKHRGQNDVSFCLFTGCYNYLYRMQALDAVRDTPIVSHELGRSASAVTGRRYRKWLMELRNSHSLFKSSHSSLVDRLMEGYDNARHGTGVFGEAEYLKYKEDLTELADLLKIHSSSSSLNQQHQSAAKDLTSFPGPSSASTIQVTYLPSSGQRSKRPKHFLELKNFKDNYNTLES encoded by the exons ATGAGCGCAGAGTCGCCGCTCTCTGGAGTGAACGTAGTGCTGGTTATGGCCTACGGAAGTCTG GTGTTTGTATTGCTCTTCATCTTTGTAAAGAGGCAGATCATGCGCTTTGCCATGAAATCTCGCCGAGGACCACATGTCCCACTGGGTCATAACGCcccaaag GGTCTTAGAGAAGAGATCGATTGTCGTCTGTCCAAAGTGAACGATATCCGCTATGAACCGCGGCTGCTCTCTGCGCTCGACGACAGGCTGAAGCATCGTGGACAGAACG atgtctctttctgtctatttACAGGCTGTTATAACTACCTGTACAGGATGCAAGCTCTGGATGCCGTCAGAGACACTC CCATCGTTTCCCACGAGCTCGGCCGCAGTGCCAGCGCTGTGACTGGCCGCCGCTACAGGAAATGGCTTATGGAGCTGCGAAATTCACACTCACTGTTCAAAAGCAGCCACAGCAGCCTCGTCGACCGTCTGATGGAGGGCTACGACAATGCTCGTCATGGGACTGGG GTATTTGGGGAAGCTGAATATCTTAAATATAAAGAGGATCTGACAGAACTGGCTGATCT TTTGAAGATccactccagctccagcagcctgAACCAGCAGCACCAGTCAGCAGCTAAAGACCTGACCAGCTTCCCCGGACCCTCCTCCGCCTCCACCATCCAGGTCACATACCTGCCCTCCTCAGGCCAGCGCAGCAAGAGACCCAAACACTTCCTGGAGCTCAAAAACTTTAAGGACAACTACAACACGCTGGAGAGCTGA
- the c6h1orf43 gene encoding protein C1orf43 homolog isoform X6: MSAESPLSGVNVVLVMAYGSLGLREEIDCRLSKVNDIRYEPRLLSALDDRLKHRGQNGCYNYLYRMQALDAVRDTPIVSHELGRSASAVTGRRYRKWLMELRNSHSLFKSSHSSLVDRLMEGYDNARHGTGVFGEAEYLKYKEDLTELADLLKIHSSSSSLNQQHQSAAKDLTSFPGPSSASTIQVTYLPSSGQRSKRPKHFLELKNFKDNYNTLES, from the exons ATGAGCGCAGAGTCGCCGCTCTCTGGAGTGAACGTAGTGCTGGTTATGGCCTACGGAAGTCTG GGTCTTAGAGAAGAGATCGATTGTCGTCTGTCCAAAGTGAACGATATCCGCTATGAACCGCGGCTGCTCTCTGCGCTCGACGACAGGCTGAAGCATCGTGGACAGAACG GCTGTTATAACTACCTGTACAGGATGCAAGCTCTGGATGCCGTCAGAGACACTC CCATCGTTTCCCACGAGCTCGGCCGCAGTGCCAGCGCTGTGACTGGCCGCCGCTACAGGAAATGGCTTATGGAGCTGCGAAATTCACACTCACTGTTCAAAAGCAGCCACAGCAGCCTCGTCGACCGTCTGATGGAGGGCTACGACAATGCTCGTCATGGGACTGGG GTATTTGGGGAAGCTGAATATCTTAAATATAAAGAGGATCTGACAGAACTGGCTGATCT TTTGAAGATccactccagctccagcagcctgAACCAGCAGCACCAGTCAGCAGCTAAAGACCTGACCAGCTTCCCCGGACCCTCCTCCGCCTCCACCATCCAGGTCACATACCTGCCCTCCTCAGGCCAGCGCAGCAAGAGACCCAAACACTTCCTGGAGCTCAAAAACTTTAAGGACAACTACAACACGCTGGAGAGCTGA